The window atctttcatcatgcaattaatttcaataaaatatttccATTGATTGACAACCCTAAAAACTGCTTTGTTCTCCTGAAGGTTGTTCCCTCGCTTCATTCACCCTCTAGTTCACTCGGCCACCATTgctctctctccttcactcAATGAGCCGTGAAGGAGGGCCCAATTTAGTTTATAAACAGGAACTGATACATCTTGCATAGTGTGACTTTAACAACCTTGTTCATTCTATCaaattaaaaaggtaaaaacctGGAATTAAAATGACATTATATTAGCTGCACGCAAACATGCTCAACGTACAGCATTGTTGCTTACGTTCTTTCCCCACAGACACTGAGGATGGCAGTAAACTGGGCAGGACTGATCTCCATGGGAGTGTTTTACATGATCGTACTGGGCACAGGTATCTGGGCATCCAGGAAGTCCAAACGTGAAGAGAGGAAGTGCACTGGGAACCGCAGTGAAGTTGCAATGGTTGGAGGGAGGAACCTAAACCTCTGTGTCAGCATTTTTACTATGACAGGTAAATGATTATAACAATAGTAAAAACATCATAGATgatcacaataaataaattaggccTTAAACATTCATAAAATCAATTTATTCAGGGGCATTTAGCttacaatcattaaaaaaataaatgtatttagatcttttttattgtttcattaattttatttataattccATGTTTGTGTCCTAATGTCGTGCAGCCACTTGGGTGGGAGGAGGCTATATTCTGGGTAATGCTGAAGTGGTCTACAATCCAACAAAGGGCTTGGTGTGGGCAACCGGACCCATTGCCTTCACGTTGAACATGATTGTAGGTGAGTGAGGTAAAATACAACGCATATGTAACATAGTGAAACTGCTCAATAATCATTCTTAAAAAGTATGATAAAATGGCAACGCAATTTCAATCTATTACAGAGATAATATCAAGCGTTAATATTTTGTCAGTAGGCTGCTGTTAATACATGTTAATACTTCCACATATACCATCTACTAAGCATTTACTCAGGCACCAAAAaccctttcaaaattaaacaaatgtttaaatttaaagtgtttgaaaCGTTTGTGTGACTTCAGGTGCAATCTTCTTTGTCAAGCCTATCCGGTCGAAGAACTATGTGACCCTCATGGACCCATTTCAGGAGAAATACGGCAACACTGTAGCTGCTGTTATTTTCGTTCCTGGTCTCATAGGGGATATCTTGTGGATAGCATGTATTCTTGGTGCACTGGGTAAGtaagaaaaaatgacttaatggaTACATTTCTTGCAAATCATAAAGTTAAATCTCAATTGTAAATCTTGAGATGAGTAAGAGTTTTGTTAGAGTTGTTCATGCCTCACTCCAATGCATGTTTGTGGTTACAGGAGGGACGGTAAGCGTGGTCATGGatatctcctcctctctggctGTGGGAATCTCTGCTGCTGTGGCAGTTACCTACACGTTAATGGGAGGACTGTACTCTGTGGCCTATACTGATGTCATCCAACTAAGCTTCATGTTCATCGGCTTGGTACGAACATTACAGTTTTAGGAAAAACTATTTAATGCATGGTTTTTAGCCTGGCGGTGTGGCTCAAGGAAAGTTGGTCATTTTAGTTgtctgaaatatctcaacaaataATTGGATGGATTGCCGTGACATTTGAAACAAATTCGGTGTCTGTGAATGAATGATGATCATAAGAAatcattaacaaacaaacacaccataAACTATGAATGAACCAGTCTATTGTTATTCATGTGAACTGAACTTTGAACTGTGAACTTGCACAACACTGTTAGAATGACAATGCAATTCCTTATGTTAacaatttgtattttgtattgagTAAATTAGCAAATGTTCACATGAAAAAGTGCTAATGTAATTGTGGGTTATACATCAGCATGCTAGCATTGCGTTTGGCCCCATTCTCCAATATTATCTGAAGTTCTTTCtaaaatttgttcttaagagtCATAATAAAAGCATACATCGTTACCTGAAAGGACATGCCAGTTGAACCTAAGTAGCACAGGTAAACGCCCAGCCAATCCtcataaaaaaagactttagaGCCGTGTGCACATTGAAAAGTTGAGAGAATTAAGTCAGCAATGCTTCAACAAAAGTCTAAAGAGGATGGAGCACCTGACTCCAATCAAAAACATCAGAGGTGATGAATGCcagaatttttttatattttgtctttagaatagttggtgaatgaggcccattgtgaGCATGTTGCAATAAGCTGACATATGCATGTGCTTTGAGCTAAAAACAGCTAGAAAGGCTGTTATGGTGTCAGTACTATTTTTTATTGCCGCTTTGCAGGACTGATATTTGTAactctgtttcctgtttctctCCTTATTTAAGTGGCTCTGTGTGCCTTTTATCCTGGTAAGCCCCTCCTCTGCTAACATCACTGTTGCTGCAGTAACCAAGCTGTACCAGGAGCCATGGATCGGCAAACTGGAGCTGGAAGATGCAGGTCCCTGGGTAGATGAGATACTGCTACTGGTAATGGACACCTGAAATTTCACTAAAATCTCTTCAGTtgtatacattcattcattcaaacctaggtgcatgtttttggactgtgggaggaagccagagtaccctgtaagaacccacgctgacacggggagaacatgcaaactccacacagggAGGCGAACCGGCTCTTGATGAGGCAAGAGTGCCAAACAcgacaccaccatgtagccccaGTAgtatacagttgcaagaaaaagtatgtgaaccctttgaaattacctagtttcCTGCATTAATTTCacataaatgtgatctgatctgcatctaagtcccaagtatagacaaacacaatgtactTGACCTAATGCCACACAGACAattattatatttcatgtttttattgaacacatccattaaacattcaaagtgatggtggaaaaagtaagtgaacccttgatttaataactggtcTGGCTGcctcctttggcagcaataaccTCAGCCAAACGcttctgatagctgctgatcagacctgcGAGGAGGAATTTTGGACCATTCTTTCTGACAGAACTGCTTCAGCATAGCCATATTCTTAGGATGTCTGGTGTGAACGGTTCCCTTCAGGTCAGTCCAAGGCATCTCTGTTGGACTGAAGTATGGGCTCTGCTCCCAGTACCGGTTCACCCAATATGCACACTACGCACGTTGCGTAGGGCCGCAAACTGATAGAggccctgtgaaaaaaaaaacccaaaaacgtGATGACGTGACTGTCGCGCTGCTTGCGGATCGTCAGATTCCCAGTGCATGTGCATCAACCTAGCAAGGTGAAGCGGAGTTATCCCTCGGGGAatgagaaaaggagaaagaaacagCATGAAACTGTAGTCAGGTAACCCTTGCTCTTGCTGGCTTCTATCATTTTAGTTGTAGTGTAGTTACAACTGCACTTATACAAAATGTaacgtccatccatccatccatccatccatccattctcgtccgcttatccggggccgggtcgcgggggcagcaggctaagcagggcattccaggtgcccctctccccagccacaacgtccagctcctcctgggggaccccgaggcgttcccaggccaggcgagagatataatccctccaccgtgttctgggtcttccccggggcctcctaccagttggacgtgcccggaacacctctaacgggaggcgcccgggaggcatccttaccagatgcccaaaccacctcaaccggctcctttcgacgcgaaggagcagtggctctactctgagctccctccggatgtctgagctcctcaccctatctctaaggctgagcccagccaccctacggaggaagctcatttcagacgcttgtatccgcgatctcgttctttcggtcactacccaaagttcatgaccataggtgagggttggaacgtagatggaccggtaaatcgagagctttgccttcaggctcagctccttcttcaccacaacagtcctgtacaacgcccgcatcactgctgacgccgcaccaaaccgcctgtccatctcccgttccattctaccctcactcgtgaacaagaccccaagatacttgaactccttcgcttgaggcagtacctctctccccacccagagggggcagtccaccgttttccggcagagaaccatggcctcagactcggaggtgctgactctcatcccaaccacttcacactcggctgcaaaccgccccagtgagtgctggaggtcccggcttgatgaagccaaaagaaccacatcatctgcaaaaagcagagatgcaattctgaggtcaccaaaccggatcccttcctccccccggctgcgccttgagatcctgtccatgaagaccacaaacagaatcggagacaagggacaaccctggcggaggccaacacccaccgggaacgtgtttgacgttgtgccgagtatgcggacactgctctcactttggttatatagggaccggatagctcgtagcaacgagcccggtaccccatactcccgcagtaccccccacaagactccccgagggacacggtcataagccttctccaaatccacaaaacacatgtagactggatgggcaaactcccatgacccctccaggagCCTcgaaagggtaaagagctggtccgttgttccacggccaggacgaaagccgcattgttcctcctgaatctatggttcgacaatcggccggagcctcctttccagcaccctggagtagactttcccggggaggctgagaagtgtaacGTAATGACTAAATATTGACTAACACTGAATTTTGTTTGCTTGGATAGCCCACAGGCAAACAGATGCAGATATcttagtgaataaataaatgttgtgaaATATTATGAGAATGGTGCTAAATAGGctaaataataatctaaatcaCCTACATTTGAAGTATATGAAAGTAAAACAAGTGCAGCCAATTTGATGGAGCTGAATTAATAGTAGCCTTATCTATATTTTACAGGTGCTATGCTTAAGCTTCTCACAAGCAGCACAGACTCCAGCCAGTCAGCCAGTGGAGGGACAGAGTCAGCTTCATATAGGACAGGCACAGATGAGCCATTTACACCTTCAACCGGCACAGATAAGTCAGATGCAGCCGCCTCAGGCAGTACAAGCAGCATAGATTCAGTACAGCCACCGTTGTCAAGTATAGACACAGGAAGAACAGGCAGGTATAGGCCGGCTCTAGCTGAAATTTtatttgaaactgtaatttatgtttttatgtggcttatgaatgattgatgcatgtatgtatgtatgtatgtatgtatgtatgtatgtaagaatgacacttgtttgatttatgtaagATATGCTGCTACTTGCCCCTGTCTCCTGccttatagggaccacaatggaaataagccttagggctttattgtgtcatccctgactattttttatctatttatattacgtatgacacaggttgctgtttcatattttttatatcaagaatggtcaaataaaatcaatcaatcaatcaatcaatcaatcaatcaatcaatcaatcaatcaatcaatcaatcaatcaagtcATTCTGTAGTAgatttactttgatgtttaaGGTCATTTTCCTGCCACATCACCCGACATCTACTGATCTTCAGCTGGCAGACAGCCACCCTGACATTAACCTATTGAATTCCTTGATAAAAATGGGAATTTAGTTTCCTCTCAATGATAGCAAGCAGTCCAGGCCCTGAGACAGCAAAACAAGCCCCAAGTCATGATGCTCCCTCCATCATACTTCACTGTTGTTTTACACCATACGTAGTGGTGTTTGTTCTTGATAAACAATTCAACCAGTTCAACTTGTTTCATCTAGCAAGGAACAACTTGTACAACTCTgtttcatcagtccacaaaacattttcacaaaacATTCCAGTCGTGTTGTGTCGTCTCCATTTGTGGACAATTTGTCATGGCATTGCTTTGTAACCCCTTCCAGTCTGATGATAATCAACAGTTCTCGATCTTCGGAGATCTCTGTTTTGTgaggcatggttcacatgagTAGCAAACTCAAAAGGTTTGAATGTTGATAGATCAAagtatctctacacctcaactcaaatctcatttcattgttaGGACTCCAAGTTTGCCAActcctgactccaattagctcttCATGGAGTCATCagccaaagggttcacttactttttgtACCGGCATTATGAATGTTTTCAttgatatataaaaacattaaatattatcattttttgtgtggtattaggtgaagcatgttgtgtttttctatacttgggacttagacgCAGATCAGATCAAATGttatgacaaatgaatgcagaaaactaggttaTTTCAAAggtttcacatactttttcttaatgctcaattcagattttttttgccctaatgGGCCATTTCTTTCGATATGCTTTGTTGGTTACGATACGACCCATTATTATGGATcccactagcctgggtatacccagactgccttgcgcgttcgatttcatttcgaactgcgaaagggtctggaaaccagggaggtttcttagccctgttttagggatccaatcacagaactgggagggacggcaagacgatgacgcgtactacccggcagacggaagcttgtagttttcttacggatccaacatggctgcagcagacgcgaaactgtctttagctgtagatggtgttttaaatagtttagagcgaaagttgaaggGTGAAAGGTCtcttggcggctccgctgtcaccctggctcgtagcgagatcaccggcgttaaggtggcggggctattagccgctagcggcgctaatcaccggcgctaccgtaacgccggtgatctcgctacgagccgggggacagcggagcccccagagacccgcagcagcttgtttattgcccataaaatcagtggatgtgtgtggctgaatgacatgagggggaataaagcgtgaaaataaataatcttgcagaaagcaagaactggagaagcaacgcagcaagcaacactctctcacagacacacacacaacaaacatccatttctgtagctctactacgtcatctggtataactgatatgattggctaagagctacctacagacgcttttggtAGACATTCTAagtgcccaataaacggctccggaggatcgtaaaccacacctcctctacggagaaatgaatggctggtttccagactagatctcatttgagattagtctggtgttagccaggctaggatCCCACTGCAGTTCTGAACAAAACCCACCTTGCAACGCGAGGACTGGTGAGGGTCGTGCTTTACACCCTTCTgtcttaacatttacgtttaacGGGTGACGGTAACTTTAGGGTTGGGGTTAACTTAAAATTACACAATGATCATGTCCGTTTAGTCGCGGTTAATAAACATGATGACACTGTGTGATGCATGACGTAAGGCACCGTGCTGGCCAATCATAGCGCAGGGTGTGACTTGTTTGGAACTGCAGTGGGATCCATAATTATGTGTGTCACCGCGAATACTTCTGAAGTCTAAAACGTCACTGTCCTTCTACTGACTACCACCATCAAAACTGTCTTCTTGTCTTCCTGAGTgaccccaccaccaccagctcAGAATTGAAATTGggtttcatgtgatttgtgcagTTCACACTGTTATAACAAAATATGATCTGGATTTGGGCCACTTTTGTCTGCAGTCAGAACATAGCCTTTGGGAACTTCATTATGTTAAAAACTTCATTGCAGCAATGTTTCCCCAGCATTAACTCTGTTGCAATCCCCTAAGAAATCCTGTCTTTATTCATCTTGAAGGGGATTGGAGCGCTCTGCTACCAGGCTTTCTACCAGAGAATCCTGTCCACACCAACTGATGCCCAAGCGAAGATCACCTGCTATGCTGGAGCAGTGTTATGCCCAATCCTTGCCGTCCCATCACTCATCATTGGAGCAACGGCGGCATCTACCAGTATCTACATTTAACTATCTTATCATTGTCTTTGCGGTCTTTGAATAATGATTTCTGTGGTATTATAAGTAGTAGCTGAAATCAGTAATGAGTCTGTTTTGTGTGGTACTGTATAACTGGTGGTCTATACAGTGCACAACTCAtcagttttaaatatttgtgtttaGAGGGGAACTTTGatataaaaatttttttttttttaaatcttccaCTGTTAAGCGAGAGCACTACAGTACTATAGCCTaaattacaaatgtttttttttgtatataacaAAGCTattctttttaaacttttttttttcccttgacAACTTGTCAAGGGAAACAACTTCTTTCAATAATGCTTTTAACACATAACTATCTGTCATTGGCAAAACCAAGAACCTTTAATTGCCACAGAGGATAACATTGCAGCCTTTTTGGTGACAGCTGGCTGCAGCACTCTTGCTTAAAACTGGACCAGTTTCTCACATGattgtccccattagtcactttgaaacaaaaacatcagaaaatggGATCCAGAttgaaaaatatctaattacCTGTTAAATTTTGCCAGATTGGAACCAGACAACCTACGGTTCTCCCAGCCCGTACGAACAGGGCAAAGCTGGTATGATCTTACCAATTGCCCTTCAGTACCTTTGCCCTTTCTACGTCTCACTGGTGGCTATGGGAGcacttgctgctgctgtgatgtcatcagttGACTCTGCACTTCTGTCTGCCTCCTCCCAACTCGGCCGAAATATCTTCAAGAACATCATCTACAAAAGGGTATGGCATGTTATGGCATTTTTTGTCGTTATTGCTAGATGGCGTATTCcataaatacatgtttaattacagtaaaaatacattttactattCTGATAGTTAATAGTTTTATAATTTAAGCAATTTATTTTGCAAGACAAGCAAAGAGGTTACAGCCATGCTCGTGGCTCTTTAGATTTTTTAGGTTGCCTAAATACACTATTAGTGTGATCCACATTTTGTTTAATACAAGTAGCTTAATGATGGcttgtaaagtttttttctctatttcagGCATCAGAAAAGATGATTATTGTAGTGGTTAAAGTGTCGGTCCTCCTGTGTGGAACGATGGCAGCAGTCCTGGCCATGACAGCGAAGTCCATTCACCTGTTCTGGATCCTCAGTGCAGATGTCTTGTATTCAATGATGACCCCCCAGGTGGTTTGCACCTTCTACTTATCTCGGTGGGTGAACCAGTACGGAGCCTGCTCTGGCTTTGTGTTGGCAATAGTGCTGAGAGTTCTGGTTGGAGAACCCTTGCTAGGCCTTCCTGACATACTGCCCCTGCCGTGGGACAAGATACAGGAGGACGGCCACCGATACCGCTTGTTCCCTTTTCGCACCGCAATCATGCTCATCACCATCGGGACTATTTTACTAGCATCACGCCTTGCTGCGTGGGTGTCGGAGAAGAGGCTGCTGAAAAGAATAAGTGGTGCTGAGACGGACACAAACATGCATTACATGGCACCACTCCGAAAAGATGTGGAGGAAAAGGAGACTGAATAACATTACCATGTGTTTATGCAGTAACTGTATTTTTaatgggctacacggtggtgtagtggttagcgctcagagctagagggtcgctggttcgcctcccgcctgcggctcttctgtgtggagtttgcatgttctccccatgtcagcgtgggttctcaccgggttctccggcttcctcccacagtccaaaaacatgcacttaggtttaattggtgactctaaattgcccataggtgtgaatgagagtgattgtctgtctctatgtgttagccctgcgatagtctggtgacctgtccagggtgtaccccgcctctcgcccaatgacagccgcgacccgattgcggttaatggtaatgaatgaatgtatttttaatgagcAGGTAAAACAAATTGACATGTACAAAGTGGAGTACAAGAGCCTTATTGATATGTTAATAGGGACATGAGTCGCTTACAGATAAGACAAGAATATTTTAAAATCCAGACTGCTTGATCAAACTACAAGTTGTACTGCTTAAACCAGCATTACATACAATTGTTTTGCAATTCttgaataaaaacagcagctattactttcagctgtgtgtctgaacatgcattttaaaagtgttttcttgccTGAATATTTTACCGCACTTCAAACACTGGAATGACTTCTTGTTCGAGTGGATCGTCACGTGCCTTTTCTGCGCTCCCAGAGTCTGAAAGGATTTCGGACACACTGAACACCTGTAAGGACTCTCTCCTGTATGTTGGCGCATATGAACCGTCAATAGGCACTTTGCTATGAAACCTTTTCCACAGTGTTTGCACGTGTACAGACACTCATCTGTATGAGGGGCTGTCAGGGACATTATTCAGAattaacattcacacacacacatagaaaacaaaacacattcacacactataGTAAATGCTTTTGGGAAGGAAGGTGTTTCAGTGTAACTGGAAGGCGTTTCAGAGTGATTGGATGATGCCGGTTCCAGGCGGGTTAACGATGGTGCGCTTTGTAGCCGCTGCTCATCGGTAACCAAAACGAAATAAAACATTGGGCCTCatcacgaaccgttcttaaggacaaatttgttcttaagtcttacttacgaagattttactaagattgtggcattcatgaattttttttaagaacGGTAAGAAGAAATCCTACAaacactcaggagtactcttaagcacatttcagtgctgacatgttggcgtggttgtgtgtcttcttttgttaagttcaataaaatacattacagtgaaatttccgtcatatttatgtatttatttatttattcatttcatttttttttcattttaattaaattaaatgtgccaaggctttaacatgaatcaagtaaattggaaatcatgccgtTCATTAGTGATACCAGCCTATTTAtaggtggcatttctccatccacggcctacaaaacaatggcatataAATGGCTGCTGGAGGAGGGCTCCGTCTGTTCTGGTTCTGTTGCAAGTTGGCTCTGAGGGACTTcatctgtgataaaaaataaaataaaataaaataaaataaaatcaagccaaGGTTGCAACGCCTCAGTCCAATACTAAAGACATATTTTGAGCTTACACACGATGGTAAACTCCTTAAAACGTGTGTCCTTACAGGACACACGTTTTAAGGAGTTTTACGTGTGTCCTTACAGGACACacgttttatatatatatatatataaatataaaatgtctgtattattccagaaaataaattgtttgtgttgttgcaacctgcactaacgttgctaaatttaattttcttcctccaagtgatctcctgcagcagaacttctagttctgaactgctaaagtttttttttctttttatctgtgctccaacggatttaagctttgctttaggcattctgttgctatttcctctgtgtggccctgcagtcctttttatgggcccttttatgggcattaatgggcggttacctatgctaatccaATGTTAATTAGAGTCACCTGGCACGCCCGCTCAatttacgaggagatggcattcatcaatt of the Centropristis striata isolate RG_2023a ecotype Rhode Island chromosome 22, C.striata_1.0, whole genome shotgun sequence genome contains:
- the LOC131961088 gene encoding high affinity choline transporter 1-like; translation: MAVNWAGLISMGVFYMIVLGTGIWASRKSKREERKCTGNRSEVAMVGGRNLNLCVSIFTMTATWVGGGYILGNAEVVYNPTKGLVWATGPIAFTLNMIVGAIFFVKPIRSKNYVTLMDPFQEKYGNTVAAVIFVPGLIGDILWIACILGALGGTVSVVMDISSSLAVGISAAVAVTYTLMGGLYSVAYTDVIQLSFMFIGLWLCVPFILVSPSSANITVAAVTKLYQEPWIGKLELEDAGPWVDEILLLGIGALCYQAFYQRILSTPTDAQAKITCYAGAVLCPILAVPSLIIGATAASTNWNQTTYGSPSPYEQGKAGMILPIALQYLCPFYVSLVAMGALAAAVMSSVDSALLSASSQLGRNIFKNIIYKRASEKMIIVVVKVSVLLCGTMAAVLAMTAKSIHLFWILSADVLYSMMTPQVVCTFYLSRWVNQYGACSGFVLAIVLRVLVGEPLLGLPDILPLPWDKIQEDGHRYRLFPFRTAIMLITIGTILLASRLAAWVSEKRLLKRISGAETDTNMHYMAPLRKDVEEKETE